The Roseomonas haemaphysalidis genome segment GGGCGCCGCATTCGCTGGCCTGCATCCGCGCGGTGCTGCAAGGCACCGACTACCCGCTGCTGGAGGTCGAGGTCGCCGTCATGCAGCCGGGGCCGCTGGACGCGGTGCAAAAGGCGGCGGCCGCGTCGCTGGCCGGCTTCGCCAACGCCGCCGTGGCCACGCTGGCCGCGCCGCGCTTCAACTTCTCCACCGTCAACAACCACGTCGCCGCCCGCACGCGCGGCGAGTTCATCCTGCTGCTGAACGACGACGTGTCGCCGATCCGCCCCGACTGGCTGCGCTGGATGGTGGCCTTCATGGACGACCCGAAGGTCGGGGCCGTGGGCGCCCGGCTGCTGTATCCGGCCGGGTCGGTGCAGCATGGCGGGGTGATCATGGGACTGTCCGGCCTGTGCGACCATGCGCACCGCTTTCTGCCGGGGGACCAGCCGGGCTACATGGACCGCGCCGTGCTGGCGCAGGAGATGTCGGTGGTCACCGGCGCCTGCCTGCTGGTCCGGCGCACGCTGTTCGAGCGGGTGGGCGGGTTGGACGAGGGCTATCCCAGCGCCTTCAACGACGTGGACTTCGCGCTGCGCATCGGCGAGACCGGGCATTCCGTGGTGTATGCGGCACAGGCCGAGCTGCATCACCATGAGTTGCAGACCTACGGCTCGCATTACGCCGGCGAGCGTTCCGCCTTTCAGGAGGCCGAGGTGCAGCGGATGCGCCGGCGCTGGGCGGCGGTCACGGCGGCGGACCCGTTCCACAATCCCAATTTGGGCCTGGTGGCCGGCCGCGAATGGCAGCCGGCCTTTCCGCCGCGGGTGGGCGACGAGCCGGGCTAGCGCGCCGTCACACCACCACCGGCACGCTGGCCCCGTCCATGGAGATGGTCACGCCGGTGATGTAGCCTGCCATCTCGCTGGCCAGAAAGCAGACGGCGCGGGCAATGTCCTCCGGCTCCGCCATGCGGCCGAGCGGAATGCGCGCGACGGCCGCGGCCTCGGCCGCCGCGACGCTGCCGCCGGCCAGCGCCGCCTCGGCTTCCAGCCCGGAGCGGACGCGGCCGGTGGCGGTGAGCCCCGGGTTCAGCCCCACCACCCGCACGCCCTGCGGCGCATAGGCGGCGCCCAGCCCGGCGGTGGCCAGCATCAGCGCCGCGTTGGCCGCCCCGCCCGCGATGTGCGTGGGCGAGGCGACCTTGCCGCCATTGCCGATGACATTGACCACCACGCCCGCGCGGCGCGCCGCCATGCGCTTGATCAGCGGGTCGATCATGTGGATGTAGGAGAAATACTTGGCATCCATCGCCGCGCGCCAGGCGGCGGGGTTCAGCTCGGCCGGCACGGTGCGCTTGGCGGCCCCCGCCGAGTTCACCAGGATGTCGATGGGGCCGAGCGCGGCCTGCGCCTCGTCCACCGCGCGCAGGGCGGCGTCCGGGTCCGTCAGGTCGGCGGCGATGCAGACGGCATCGCCGCCCAGCGTGGCGCGGGCGGCGTCCAGGTTGGCCTGGCTGCGCGAGCAGATGGCCACCCGCGCGCCTTCCTGACGCAGCAGCACCGCGCAGGCGAGGCCGATGCCCTTGGAGCCGCCGGTGATCAGCGCGGTCTTGTTCGCCAGCCTGAGGTCCATGGCAGCGCTTCCCTGGTTGTGCGGGGAAAGCCTATCGCGCGGCGTGGCGCCTGGACAATCCGCCCGCCCGCCTGTCTGCTGGCCCCACACAGGAGCCACGCCCGCATGCCCACCGACACCCGCTTTCGTTTTGGAATCGAGGAAGAATACTTTCTGGCCGATGCCGCCACCCGCGGCACCCCCGGCCACGGCGTCGAGGCCTTCCACGCCGCCGCCCGCGCGCGGCTGCCTGGGGTGGAGCGCGAGCTGCTGAAAAGCCAGGTCGAGGTCGCCTCCGCCCCCGCCACGGACTTCGCCGAGGCGCGCGGGGTGCTGGCGGGGCTGCGCGGCGGGCTGGCCGGGGTGGGGCGGGAGCACGGCGTGCTGGTGCTGGCCGCCGGCACGCACCCGCTGGCGCAATGGACGGAGCAGACCAACACGGAGAAGGAGCGCTACGAGGGGTTGATGCGCGACCTGCGGATGCTGGGCCGGCGCAACGTCGTTTGCGGCATGC includes the following:
- a CDS encoding SDR family NAD(P)-dependent oxidoreductase, translating into MDLRLANKTALITGGSKGIGLACAVLLRQEGARVAICSRSQANLDAARATLGGDAVCIAADLTDPDAALRAVDEAQAALGPIDILVNSAGAAKRTVPAELNPAAWRAAMDAKYFSYIHMIDPLIKRMAARRAGVVVNVIGNGGKVASPTHIAGGAANAALMLATAGLGAAYAPQGVRVVGLNPGLTATGRVRSGLEAEAALAGGSVAAAEAAAVARIPLGRMAEPEDIARAVCFLASEMAGYITGVTISMDGASVPVVV